The Glycine max cultivar Williams 82 chromosome 12, Glycine_max_v4.0, whole genome shotgun sequence genome window below encodes:
- the LOC100779035 gene encoding GEM-like protein 2 → MGSERVYVKEKGEESKSTVFFDISSGSLDDNNGIGSIGVGCGANNDDIGGVDGFGGGNKDGGSGGGIGDDEDCDGDDNNNGGSGISGGGYNSALPSCAYSFPISLFPPPSNFVPSSVKLSWFSKQENDELSHRDYCYIFPAPVSPAESKRPNPMDKIYGAINHYGKKVEEATKQAETMVGNIRNHVRVSSRPADAAIARLIQGTKVLTSGGPDKLFQQTFGVFPGEKLLQPCACYISTNSGPLIGTLYISTKRLAFCSDSPLCHHPFSLQQHECVYYKVIVLLDQLSKVSSVTNGLNPSEKRMQVITTDGYEFHFMGFFSYDKALKAVNEALKH, encoded by the exons TGTGTTCTTTGATATTTCAAGTGGTAGTCTCGATGATAATAATGGTATCGGTAGCATTGGCGTTGGTTGTGGTGCCAACAATGATGACATTGGTGGTGTTGATGGTTTTGGTGGTGGCAACAAAGATGGTGGTAGTGGTGGTGGCATTGGCGACGACGAGGATTGTGATGGCGATGACAATAACAATGGTGGAAGTGGTATTAGTGGTGGTGGTTATAACAGTGCG cTACCATCTTGTGCGTATTCCTTTCCTATCTCTCTCTTCCCTCCTCCATCAAACTTTGTACCTAGCAGTGTCAAGCTCTCTTGGTTCTCTAAACAAGAGAATGATGAGTTATCACACAGAGATTACTGTTACATTTTCCCTGCTCCCGTTTCCCCTGCAGAATCAAAAC GTCCCAATCCAATGGATAAAATATATGGTGCAATAAATCATTATGGCAAGAAGGTTGAAGAAGCAACCAAACAAGCCGAGACCATGGTTGGCAATATACGGAATCACG TAAGAGTTAGTTCTAGGCCAGCTGATGCTGCAATTGCTAGACTTATTCAAGGAACAAAGGTGCTTACATCAGGAGGACCTGATAAgctatttcaacaaacatttggGGTTTTTCCAGGAGAGAAGCTCTTACAGCCATGTGCTTGCTACATATCAACAAACTCTGGACCTCTAATTGGAACACTTTATATATCCACCAAAAGATTAGCATTTTGCAGTGACTCTCCATTGTGCCATCATCCATTCTCCCTGCAGCAGCATGAATGCGTTTATTATAAG GTGATAGTGCTGCTGGATCAGTTGAGCAAAGTCAGTTCTGTCACAAATGGATTGAATCCATCAGAAAAACGCATGCAGGTTATCACAACAGATGGCTATGAGTTCCATTTCATGGGTTTTTTCTCATATGACAAGGCTCTCAAGGCTGTAAACGAGGCTCTAAAGCATTAA
- the LOC100807032 gene encoding uroporphyrinogen decarboxylase 1, chloroplastic isoform X2, giving the protein MATSINSSALGWKHSSLFVQSNNGFNVASPPFKHKPPRSSKFSLTCSAASSSSDPLLVKAARGDPVSRPPAWMMRQAGRYMAVYKKLAEKYPSFRERSETTDLIVEISLQPWNAFRPDGVIIFSDILTPLPAFGVDFDIEEVRGPVIHSPIRSEEGLKVLHPIDLDRLKFVGDSLKILRQEVGGHAAVLGFVGAPWTIATYIVEGGTTRTYTTIKSMCHTAPHVLRTLLSHLTQAIADYVIFQVESGAHCIQIFDSWGGQLPPEMWERWSKPYIKEIVNLVKKKCPGVPIVLYINGNGGLLERMKDTGVDVIGLDWTVDMADGRRRLGSGIGVQGNVDPAYLFSPLDALTEEIQRVVRCAGPRRHILNLGHGVLVGTPEEAVAHFFEVARSLQFDTLFQNNTAKGPNLVT; this is encoded by the exons CAGTGCTCTGGGGTGGAAACATTCCTCCTTGTTCGTACAATCTAATAATGGCTTTAACGTGGCTTCGCCTCCTTTCAAACATAAACCGCCACGCTCCTCCAAGTTTTCTCTCACTTGCTCTGCCGCTTCCTCTTCTTCTG aTCCACTATTGGTTAAGGCTGCTAGGGGGGATCCTGTTAGTCGTCCTCCGGCATGGATGATGCGCCAGGCCGGAAGGTACATGGCTGTTTACAAAAAGCTTGCTGAGAAATATCCATCCTTCCGAGAGAGGTCAGAGACAACTGATCTCATTGTGGAAATTTCTTTGCAGCCTTGGAATGCTTTCAGGCCTGATGGAGTAATTATCTTCTCGGACATCCTTACACCACTTCCTGCGTTTGGAGTTGATTTTGACATAGAAGAAGTAAGGGGACCTGTTATACATTCGCCCATTCGTTCTGAGGAAGGATTAAAGGTTTTACATCCAATTGACCTGGACAGGCTTAAATTTGTTGGAGATTCACTAAAGATACTGCGCCAAGAG gttGGTGGTCATGCAGCTGTTTTGGGTTTTGTGGGAGCACCTTGGACAATAGCAACATATATAGTGGAAGGGGGTACAACACGCACATATACAACCATTAAGAGCATGTGCCACACTGCCCCACATGTATTGAGGACTTTGCTTTCTCATTTGACGCAGGCAATAGCTGATTACGTTATTTTCCAAGTGGAGTCTGGGGCTCATTGCATACAAATATTTGATTCATGGGGTGGACAACTACCACCTGAAATGTGGGAACGCTGGTCAAAGCCTTATATCAAAGAg ATTGTAAATTTGGTCAAGAAAAAATGCCCTGGGGTACCAATTGTTCTTTATATAAACGGAAATGGTGGTCTTCTTGAGCGTATGAAAGACACCGGAGTTGATGTTATAGGGCTAGACTGGACAGTGGATATGGCAGATGGAAGAAGAAGATTGGGTAGTGGGATAGGTGTTCAGGGAAATGTGGACCCTGCCTACTTATTCTCCCCTCTTGATGCCCTGACTGAAGAAATTCAGAG GGTTGTGAGGTGTGCGGGACCTAGACGGCATATCCTTAATCTCGGACATGGTGTTCTTGTTGGCACACCTGAAGAAGCTGTTGCACATTTCTTTGAAGTAGCTAGGAGCTTGCAGTTTGACacactttttcaaaacaatactGCAAAAGGCCCTAATCTTGTAACTTAA
- the LOC100807032 gene encoding uroporphyrinogen decarboxylase 1, chloroplastic isoform X3, protein MATSINSALGWKHSSLFVQSNNGFNVASPPFKHKPPRSSKFSLTCSAASSSSDPLLVKAARGDPVSRPPAWMMRQAGRYMAVYKKLAEKYPSFRERSETTDLIVEISLQPWNAFRPDGVIIFSDILTPLPAFGVDFDIEEVRGPVIHSPIRSEEGLKVLHPIDLDRLKFVGDSLKILRQEVGGHAAVLGFVGAPWTIATYIVEGGTTRTYTTIKSMCHTAPHVLRTLLSHLTQAIADYVIFQVESGAHCIQIFDSWGGQLPPEMWERWSKPYIKEIVNLVKKKCPGVPIVLYINGNGGLLERMKDTGVDVIGLDWTVDMADGRRRLGSGIGVQGNVDPAYLFSPLDALTEEIQRVVRCAGPRRHILNLGHGVLVGTPEEAVAHFFEVARSLQFDTLFQNNTAKGPNLVT, encoded by the exons TGCTCTGGGGTGGAAACATTCCTCCTTGTTCGTACAATCTAATAATGGCTTTAACGTGGCTTCGCCTCCTTTCAAACATAAACCGCCACGCTCCTCCAAGTTTTCTCTCACTTGCTCTGCCGCTTCCTCTTCTTCTG aTCCACTATTGGTTAAGGCTGCTAGGGGGGATCCTGTTAGTCGTCCTCCGGCATGGATGATGCGCCAGGCCGGAAGGTACATGGCTGTTTACAAAAAGCTTGCTGAGAAATATCCATCCTTCCGAGAGAGGTCAGAGACAACTGATCTCATTGTGGAAATTTCTTTGCAGCCTTGGAATGCTTTCAGGCCTGATGGAGTAATTATCTTCTCGGACATCCTTACACCACTTCCTGCGTTTGGAGTTGATTTTGACATAGAAGAAGTAAGGGGACCTGTTATACATTCGCCCATTCGTTCTGAGGAAGGATTAAAGGTTTTACATCCAATTGACCTGGACAGGCTTAAATTTGTTGGAGATTCACTAAAGATACTGCGCCAAGAG gttGGTGGTCATGCAGCTGTTTTGGGTTTTGTGGGAGCACCTTGGACAATAGCAACATATATAGTGGAAGGGGGTACAACACGCACATATACAACCATTAAGAGCATGTGCCACACTGCCCCACATGTATTGAGGACTTTGCTTTCTCATTTGACGCAGGCAATAGCTGATTACGTTATTTTCCAAGTGGAGTCTGGGGCTCATTGCATACAAATATTTGATTCATGGGGTGGACAACTACCACCTGAAATGTGGGAACGCTGGTCAAAGCCTTATATCAAAGAg ATTGTAAATTTGGTCAAGAAAAAATGCCCTGGGGTACCAATTGTTCTTTATATAAACGGAAATGGTGGTCTTCTTGAGCGTATGAAAGACACCGGAGTTGATGTTATAGGGCTAGACTGGACAGTGGATATGGCAGATGGAAGAAGAAGATTGGGTAGTGGGATAGGTGTTCAGGGAAATGTGGACCCTGCCTACTTATTCTCCCCTCTTGATGCCCTGACTGAAGAAATTCAGAG GGTTGTGAGGTGTGCGGGACCTAGACGGCATATCCTTAATCTCGGACATGGTGTTCTTGTTGGCACACCTGAAGAAGCTGTTGCACATTTCTTTGAAGTAGCTAGGAGCTTGCAGTTTGACacactttttcaaaacaatactGCAAAAGGCCCTAATCTTGTAACTTAA
- the LOC100807032 gene encoding uroporphyrinogen decarboxylase 1, chloroplastic isoform X1, producing the protein MATSINSSSALGWKHSSLFVQSNNGFNVASPPFKHKPPRSSKFSLTCSAASSSSDPLLVKAARGDPVSRPPAWMMRQAGRYMAVYKKLAEKYPSFRERSETTDLIVEISLQPWNAFRPDGVIIFSDILTPLPAFGVDFDIEEVRGPVIHSPIRSEEGLKVLHPIDLDRLKFVGDSLKILRQEVGGHAAVLGFVGAPWTIATYIVEGGTTRTYTTIKSMCHTAPHVLRTLLSHLTQAIADYVIFQVESGAHCIQIFDSWGGQLPPEMWERWSKPYIKEIVNLVKKKCPGVPIVLYINGNGGLLERMKDTGVDVIGLDWTVDMADGRRRLGSGIGVQGNVDPAYLFSPLDALTEEIQRVVRCAGPRRHILNLGHGVLVGTPEEAVAHFFEVARSLQFDTLFQNNTAKGPNLVT; encoded by the exons CAGCAGTGCTCTGGGGTGGAAACATTCCTCCTTGTTCGTACAATCTAATAATGGCTTTAACGTGGCTTCGCCTCCTTTCAAACATAAACCGCCACGCTCCTCCAAGTTTTCTCTCACTTGCTCTGCCGCTTCCTCTTCTTCTG aTCCACTATTGGTTAAGGCTGCTAGGGGGGATCCTGTTAGTCGTCCTCCGGCATGGATGATGCGCCAGGCCGGAAGGTACATGGCTGTTTACAAAAAGCTTGCTGAGAAATATCCATCCTTCCGAGAGAGGTCAGAGACAACTGATCTCATTGTGGAAATTTCTTTGCAGCCTTGGAATGCTTTCAGGCCTGATGGAGTAATTATCTTCTCGGACATCCTTACACCACTTCCTGCGTTTGGAGTTGATTTTGACATAGAAGAAGTAAGGGGACCTGTTATACATTCGCCCATTCGTTCTGAGGAAGGATTAAAGGTTTTACATCCAATTGACCTGGACAGGCTTAAATTTGTTGGAGATTCACTAAAGATACTGCGCCAAGAG gttGGTGGTCATGCAGCTGTTTTGGGTTTTGTGGGAGCACCTTGGACAATAGCAACATATATAGTGGAAGGGGGTACAACACGCACATATACAACCATTAAGAGCATGTGCCACACTGCCCCACATGTATTGAGGACTTTGCTTTCTCATTTGACGCAGGCAATAGCTGATTACGTTATTTTCCAAGTGGAGTCTGGGGCTCATTGCATACAAATATTTGATTCATGGGGTGGACAACTACCACCTGAAATGTGGGAACGCTGGTCAAAGCCTTATATCAAAGAg ATTGTAAATTTGGTCAAGAAAAAATGCCCTGGGGTACCAATTGTTCTTTATATAAACGGAAATGGTGGTCTTCTTGAGCGTATGAAAGACACCGGAGTTGATGTTATAGGGCTAGACTGGACAGTGGATATGGCAGATGGAAGAAGAAGATTGGGTAGTGGGATAGGTGTTCAGGGAAATGTGGACCCTGCCTACTTATTCTCCCCTCTTGATGCCCTGACTGAAGAAATTCAGAG GGTTGTGAGGTGTGCGGGACCTAGACGGCATATCCTTAATCTCGGACATGGTGTTCTTGTTGGCACACCTGAAGAAGCTGTTGCACATTTCTTTGAAGTAGCTAGGAGCTTGCAGTTTGACacactttttcaaaacaatactGCAAAAGGCCCTAATCTTGTAACTTAA
- the LOC100807032 gene encoding uroporphyrinogen decarboxylase 1, chloroplastic isoform X4 codes for MVSEDPLLVKAARGDPVSRPPAWMMRQAGRYMAVYKKLAEKYPSFRERSETTDLIVEISLQPWNAFRPDGVIIFSDILTPLPAFGVDFDIEEVRGPVIHSPIRSEEGLKVLHPIDLDRLKFVGDSLKILRQEVGGHAAVLGFVGAPWTIATYIVEGGTTRTYTTIKSMCHTAPHVLRTLLSHLTQAIADYVIFQVESGAHCIQIFDSWGGQLPPEMWERWSKPYIKEIVNLVKKKCPGVPIVLYINGNGGLLERMKDTGVDVIGLDWTVDMADGRRRLGSGIGVQGNVDPAYLFSPLDALTEEIQRVVRCAGPRRHILNLGHGVLVGTPEEAVAHFFEVARSLQFDTLFQNNTAKGPNLVT; via the exons atggtcTCAGAAG aTCCACTATTGGTTAAGGCTGCTAGGGGGGATCCTGTTAGTCGTCCTCCGGCATGGATGATGCGCCAGGCCGGAAGGTACATGGCTGTTTACAAAAAGCTTGCTGAGAAATATCCATCCTTCCGAGAGAGGTCAGAGACAACTGATCTCATTGTGGAAATTTCTTTGCAGCCTTGGAATGCTTTCAGGCCTGATGGAGTAATTATCTTCTCGGACATCCTTACACCACTTCCTGCGTTTGGAGTTGATTTTGACATAGAAGAAGTAAGGGGACCTGTTATACATTCGCCCATTCGTTCTGAGGAAGGATTAAAGGTTTTACATCCAATTGACCTGGACAGGCTTAAATTTGTTGGAGATTCACTAAAGATACTGCGCCAAGAG gttGGTGGTCATGCAGCTGTTTTGGGTTTTGTGGGAGCACCTTGGACAATAGCAACATATATAGTGGAAGGGGGTACAACACGCACATATACAACCATTAAGAGCATGTGCCACACTGCCCCACATGTATTGAGGACTTTGCTTTCTCATTTGACGCAGGCAATAGCTGATTACGTTATTTTCCAAGTGGAGTCTGGGGCTCATTGCATACAAATATTTGATTCATGGGGTGGACAACTACCACCTGAAATGTGGGAACGCTGGTCAAAGCCTTATATCAAAGAg ATTGTAAATTTGGTCAAGAAAAAATGCCCTGGGGTACCAATTGTTCTTTATATAAACGGAAATGGTGGTCTTCTTGAGCGTATGAAAGACACCGGAGTTGATGTTATAGGGCTAGACTGGACAGTGGATATGGCAGATGGAAGAAGAAGATTGGGTAGTGGGATAGGTGTTCAGGGAAATGTGGACCCTGCCTACTTATTCTCCCCTCTTGATGCCCTGACTGAAGAAATTCAGAG GGTTGTGAGGTGTGCGGGACCTAGACGGCATATCCTTAATCTCGGACATGGTGTTCTTGTTGGCACACCTGAAGAAGCTGTTGCACATTTCTTTGAAGTAGCTAGGAGCTTGCAGTTTGACacactttttcaaaacaatactGCAAAAGGCCCTAATCTTGTAACTTAA